The Anopheles coluzzii chromosome 2, AcolN3, whole genome shotgun sequence genome window below encodes:
- the LOC120952995 gene encoding trypsin-7-like, producing MRPLFFGTLLCLAAFAKGQQIGGTDVSIAQYPFVAGILLQRSTIIGNGAILSPNWVLTSASAVYSTPDSDYSIATGSEELFTPAAQYQVQRIFRHPEFVGWDYNVALVKVSGKIAFGDTVQPIAIATTDPETVNDATMLSYGKNEDGTSHLRSATYTLISDNDDCVPLLQEYQAKDVIWQHHGFCLIPPPGTQQGQWYNDAGAPLVADGQLYAVFAFAENEGGTNEGSVATRLTSFAGWIQSIMFSNR from the coding sequence ATGCGACCCCTCTTTTTTGGAACTTTACTGTGCCTTGCCGCCTTTGCAAAGGGACAGCAAATCGGGGGCACCGATGTGTCAATCGCCCAGTACCCATTTGTGGCCGGTATTCTGCTCCAGCGATCGACTATCATCGGTAATGGTGCGATTCTTTCACCGAACTGGGTGCTTACCTCTGCCAGTGCCGTCTATAGCACGCCGGACAGTGACTACAGCATTGCGACGGGTTCGGAGGAACTCTTCACTCCTGCCGCACAGTACCAGGTGCAGCGCATCTTCCGCCATCCCGAGTTTGTCGGTTGGGATTACAACGTAGCGCTGGTAAAGGTGAGCGGTAAGATAGCGTTCGGTGACACGGTGCAGCCCATTGCGATCGCCACGACCGACCCCGAAACGGTcaacgatgctacgatgctgTCGTATGGTAAGAACGAAGACGGCACGTCCCATCTGCGCAGCGCGACCTATACGCTCATCTCGGACAACGACGACTGTGTGCCGCTGCTGCAGGAGTACCAGGCGAAGGATGTAATCTGGCAGCATCATGGATTCTGCCTGATTCCACCCCCGGGCACGCAGCAGGGCCAGTGGTACAATGATGCAGGGGCACCGCTCGTGGCCGACGGTCAGCTGTACGCCGTGTTTGCCTTTGCCGAGAACGAGGGTGGTACGAACGAGGGTTCGGTGGCGACGCGGCTCACCAGCTTTGCGGGTTGGATTCAATCGATCATGTTTAGCAATCGCTAA
- the LOC120961450 gene encoding trypsin-7-like encodes MRSVTVLLVVLLIAFLLGLGQAQNGVAEASIYQYQFVVAVTYGRQLHGNGVILSKRWILSSASTFYTYPFTEYTVAVGAEDYQDQATWYEVEHGYKHPKYIGSDYNIAVVLIRGSIEYTSRVQPIHLPTSNPDGVEAATMLSFGRGSEEHQSHLREAKLVLTTDQSCIDQQADFQAKQYIWDGVGYCALPEPGTTNDLWHIATGAPIVADRVLYAVFAKHEASDHKGQEVATRIWHFKDWITTTTDVAWDY; translated from the coding sequence ATGAGGTCCGTTACTGTGTTGCTTGTGGTGCTTCTCATCGCCTTCCTACTCGGGCTAGGTCAGGCTCAAAATGGAGTAGCTGAAGCCAGCATCTACCAGTACCAGTTCGTTGTAGCTGTTACCTACGGACGGCAGCTTCATGGTAATGGAGTGATCCTGTCCAAAAGATGGATCCTATCATCTGCCAGCACGTTCTACACGTACCCGTTCACCGAGTACACGGTAGCGGTCGGTGCTGAGGACTACCAGGACCAAGCCACCTGGTACGAGGTGGAACATGGCTACAAGCATCCCAAGTACATTGGTTCGGACTATAACATTGCGGTGGTGCTAATTCGCGGCAGTATCGAGTACACTTCCCGGGTCCAACCCATCCATCTGCCCACCAGCAATCCGGACGGGGTCGAAGCGGCAACAATGCTTTCGTTTGGACGTGGTAGTGAAGAACACCAGTCCCATCTTCGGGAAGCCAAGCTGGTGCTAACGACGGATCAAAGCTGTATCGATCAGCAGGCAGATTTCCAGGCCAAGCAGTACATCTGGGATGGTGTGGGGTACTGTGCGCTGCCCGAACCGGGCACCACAAATGATCTGTGGCACATCGCGACGGGAGCTCCGATTGTGGCGGACCGGGTGCTGTATGCAGTGTTTGCCAAGCATGAGGCAAGTGACCACAAGGGGCAGGAGGTTGCTACACGCATTTGGCACTTTAAGGATTGGATCACGACCACCACGGACGTTGCGTGGGATTATTAA